The genomic segment CAGGCATTCTTCAATATAAAGCAACGGCGTTGTAAGCAGGTCCACGGACTTTACATCCTTAAGCTCCTTGCCCTCTTGATCGAACATTACGCTGATCTGCGGCCGCAATGGCGATGTCGGGTTATTCTTATATACCTGGGCGGTTTCCTTCGTGTTCAAACGCACCAGGAACCCGACAGGGAATATACCGAAGCTCTCGATCAACGCCTTTATTATCCTGGCCGAAAAAGCTTTTTTATTGTTCAGTATGACATTGATCGCATGAGCCGGGGTATTCTTATTCCGATAGGGGCGGCGATGCGTCAACGCCTCGTAAACATCCATTACCGCGATTATCTGGGGATATTCCGAGATCTCCGTGGACTCCAGGCCATCAGGATAACCCGTGCCGTCCATGCGCTCGTGTTCCTGCGATACGCCCGCGATTATCCCCGGGGTAAGCGCGGGTTCGGCCCTTTTCAGGATATCCTCGCCGATCTTCGGGTGTTGCTTGATCCTGTTATACTCCTCGGGATTGAATTTATCCGCCCTGGATATTATATCTTTGCATTGAGCCAGGCCGATATCATGCAGAAAGGCCGCTGTCCCTAATTCCAAAAGCCGCGTATGGTCATACCCCAGGGCCAGGCCTATCTCCAAAGACATAAAACATACATTAACGACATGGTAATAAAGGAACTCCTCATTGTTGGGATATTCCGCCAGGCATAATCTCAGGGACTCTTTGGCGCCTACT from the Candidatus Omnitrophota bacterium genome contains:
- a CDS encoding HD domain-containing protein yields the protein MFSILDILKKSKQEKKRLESEKDNSLNPGQADMEGAALSDRSAETASLFTGKTSINLSSVLTKESIAENIRLLGQIYAQAYDQAKQIYSNDLKFQPGVKKDIDSLVARMSELVEVGAKESLRLCLAEYPNNEEFLYYHVVNVCFMSLEIGLALGYDHTRLLELGTAAFLHDIGLAQCKDIISRADKFNPEEYNRIKQHPKIGEDILKRAEPALTPGIIAGVSQEHERMDGTGYPDGLESTEISEYPQIIAVMDVYEALTHRRPYRNKNTPAHAINVILNNKKAFSARIIKALIESFGIFPVGFLVRLNTKETAQVYKNNPTSPLRPQISVMFDQEGKELKDVKSVDLLTTPLLYIEECLEYFKRPNGE